CGACGTTGACGTTCGGCAGCATGCTGCCCTTAAAGTCGCGCGAACAGCCGACATAATCCTGCTTGTCTTCGGTATAGCGCAGACCGACCGTCAGCTTGAGCTGGTCGGTCAGTTCGGCATCGGCATTGCCGAAGACGCTCCATGTCTTCGTGGTCATCGTGCCGATGTCTTCATAGGTGCGGAACGCGGTCGCCATGTCGGCGGCGGTGTAGCCGCCCGAATTGAACGGCGTATTGAGCAGGTTGACGCCCGGTACGATGATGAACGGCACCGCGCGGATGAAGCGCGCGTTCGCATTTTCGCCGAGCAAAGTGCGGTTGCTGTCGACGATCTTGTCGTGACCATAATAGCCCCCGACCAGCCAGTTGACCCGGCCGGCCTCGCCCTCGAAATGCACTTCCTGGGCAAAGCTCTTGATCCGGCCATCGGCCTTTTGCAGCAGGACTTCGAACGGCGCACCGCTCCAGTCGGACAATGCCTTGCGCTGGAAGTCATTGTAGCTGGTCAGGCTGACGAACTTCGCGGTGTCACCGATTTCCTGGTCGATGCGTGCCTTCATGCCCCAAAAACGGTTGTTTTCTGCAAGGTCGCCAGACAGACCCTCGCCGCGTCCGATATTGGCAGAACGTCCTGCCTCGGGCGCCCAATCGGCCTGGCTCGCCTTGGTCGGAAAATTGCTCGCCAGATAGGTCGCAAGCCCCGGAGCGTTGAACAGGCGCGAATTGCTGGTGCCCGAAACCGGGTTGGTCGCGGGCGTGAAGCCGATGCCCTGGCCGGCAACGGTGTCCGACTTGTTCTGCCACCAGGTCACCGACAGGTCGATGCTCGTTCCCGGACCCGGATCGATCGCCAGCGAGCCGCGGATGCCCAGCTTGTCGACCTTGCCGAGGCGTTCGTCGGGGCGCGCATTGCTGATCTGCCAGCCTTTGTCGCTGTTTTCGCTGCGCACCGCGATGCGCGCCGCTATGCCCTCGCCGAACGGACCCGAGATATGACCCTCGAAATTATAGGTCTGGTAATTGCCGAGCTCCGCCTTGACGCCGCCCTCGAACGTGTCGGTGGGCTTCGCTGTGATGAAGTTGATCAGGCCGGCGGTGGTGTTGCGGCCATAGAGCGTGCCCTGCGGCCCCTTGAGCACTTCGACGCGCTCGAGGTCGTACACCGGCCCCGTGTTCATGATCGGATAGGCGTAAGCGACCTCGTCGACATAGGTGCCGACGGTGGAGGTGGCCGAGAGGTTGATCGTGTTGAAGCCGATACCGCGCAGCGTATAGGTCGGCACGCCTTGATAGCTTTGCGAGACGGTGAAGCTTGGCGCCACCGTTGTCAGGTCGCGCATGTCGGTGACGCGTAGGTTTTCGAGCGTCGCGCCATCGACCGCCTGGATCGCCATGCCGACGTCGTTCATCGATTCGGCGCGGCGCTGCGCGGTGACGATGATGTCGCCTTCGGCCGCGGCCGTGTCGGCGGCGGTTTCCTCGGCTGCGAAGACCGGCGCTGCAATAACCAGACCGATCGCCGTGCCCGCACCCAAGAAAATACGCATTGCTTTCATCATCCATCCTCCCTCAAACAGCTTGTCGCCGAACTCGTCTTTGTGCGAGCGTCGCGCGAAGCCGGACCGTGCCAGAACATAGAATTGCGGCCGGGCGGACAAGCTGACACCTGTGTCAGGATGTGGAGGGAAAAGCGGGTCATGGATCATCAGCGCGAATGCTGGGCCGAAATGCCGGCGCTGATCGCGGCGGTGCAGGCGGCGGGCGACGCGATCGGCCTGCCCTTCGTCGCGGCACAGGCCGACCTTGGCGATCCCGAGCCGATGAGCGACGCCGAAGGCCGTCCCTATGCCGAAACCAGCTTTCGCTGGGTCGACCCGAACTATGCCTATTGGCGCGACCGCAAGCTGGCGTTGCAGCTGGCCTTTCTGACCGCCGCGCGGCTCGTCGCCGAACCCTTTTATTACAGCGACGGCCGTCTCGGCACATGGCGGTCGACGCGCCTACTTGACGAGGTCGACTGCTCGCAGGCGAAAAACACGCCCAATTTTGGCGAAGCGATCATCGCGCCGGTCCATCTGCCGCGCG
This window of the Sphingopyxis sp. CCNWLW2 genome carries:
- a CDS encoding TonB-dependent receptor is translated as MRIFLGAGTAIGLVIAAPVFAAEETAADTAAAEGDIIVTAQRRAESMNDVGMAIQAVDGATLENLRVTDMRDLTTVAPSFTVSQSYQGVPTYTLRGIGFNTINLSATSTVGTYVDEVAYAYPIMNTGPVYDLERVEVLKGPQGTLYGRNTTAGLINFITAKPTDTFEGGVKAELGNYQTYNFEGHISGPFGEGIAARIAVRSENSDKGWQISNARPDERLGKVDKLGIRGSLAIDPGPGTSIDLSVTWWQNKSDTVAGQGIGFTPATNPVSGTSNSRLFNAPGLATYLASNFPTKASQADWAPEAGRSANIGRGEGLSGDLAENNRFWGMKARIDQEIGDTAKFVSLTSYNDFQRKALSDWSGAPFEVLLQKADGRIKSFAQEVHFEGEAGRVNWLVGGYYGHDKIVDSNRTLLGENANARFIRAVPFIIVPGVNLLNTPFNSGGYTAADMATAFRTYEDIGTMTTKTWSVFGNADAELTDQLKLTVGLRYTEDKQDYVGCSRDFKGSMLPNVNVVNRFLFSAGGTRPIPAPISEGQCNTFNDATNSFGPVVSTLDENNLAWRAALDWSPNDDTLVYASVSRGYKSGTSPVNAASKARQNAPVTQEKLTAYELGVKATLADRLLQANFAAFYYDYKDKQISTYFADPIYTALSRLDNVPKSKAYGLEGELTLRPAEGLTIAANGLWLKTKVIDYVGTNAAGQPENFDGAEFIYSPRFQGSIVAAYDAPITDTLALNGAVSLRYQGKANTIFEDDPLYEVASYAVVNASLGLKDESGWSLSLWSKNLFNKYYWSAVASNANVVVRFANQPRTFGLTLGYDF
- a CDS encoding helix-turn-helix transcriptional regulator, translating into MDHQRECWAEMPALIAAVQAAGDAIGLPFVAAQADLGDPEPMSDAEGRPYAETSFRWVDPNYAYWRDRKLALQLAFLTAARLVAEPFYYSDGRLGTWRSTRLLDEVDCSQAKNTPNFGEAIIAPVHLPRGLVGAVFWCSREPVGVEALFAKHAGDLHNLALKLVATHNEARDRPRNATVPQTLTRREVQCLRWAAAGKTDGEIGIILSLSVSTVRFHLRNAAAKLGATGRAQSIQIAAGLGFVGARAA